The Cygnus olor isolate bCygOlo1 chromosome 10, bCygOlo1.pri.v2, whole genome shotgun sequence genomic interval CGGGCACCTTGCCACAGAAACCCAGCGCAGGAGCCAGGGCTGAGGAGCAGGTGGGTCAGCGCTGCCAGGGCTgcgcagcggggccggccccAAGGGGCCTGGTTcggcagtggggctgggggcagccccgggcagggggACCTCCCTCCAGTACAGGGGATGGCGTCTGCAGGCCCCTGGGGACAGGACCCCCGCGGGGCTCTGGGGCCGCCCGCCCGAGGGCAAGAGGAGGGGTCCTGGGTGGGGGCCTGGGGCTGGCGGCAGCGGTGGCACTTTGTGGCATCCCTACCCCGCGACAGGAGCAGGAGCCACATTCACTCCTGACCGCTCCCTGCAGGATGTCAGGGAGACCCCCCTGCTCCCCGCGAGCGGcctggctggaggaggctggggccTCCCCGGCCTCCAGGCCCCGGCCGCAGCCCTATGAGGAGAGTGAGGTGCAGCCACTGCAGGCGCCCTCTGGCTCAGGCGTGGGCCCTTCTGCCTCGGCCgtgctgtggcaggaggaagaggacgCCCTGAGCTTCATCCGCGCTTGCTGCAGCCGCAGACCCGAGGTACCGCTCGCCCTTTGTGCTGCGGCTGCTGGCCTCCtccgggcagcccctgccccggcTGTGCCCGCAGGGAGACTGCTGGGCTCCCCTGACCCGCTCGCTTGTCTCTCCCCTCCGCGGCTCAGCGAGAGGCGCAGAAGCTGAGGTTTCTGGCCTCCGTCTGCGACGCCTGCAGAGCCGCCGTCACGGACCACACCACCTGGGACGCGGTGTATTTCTGCCAGCTGGAGGTGGCGCGGAGCATCGAGGTGAGGGGACGCCCTGCCCCGCGGGGAGCACCCtctggctgggtgctgggcacgGCCCTTCCCGCTGCAGGGCCGCGGGGGCCACCGGGGAGCCCCAGGAGCCGGGAGGTGGCTCTGGTGGGGGCgctgggatggggcagccctgTAGGCCAGCCCCTGTAGCCGCTCGCTGGCCAGGGGACACTGCCCTGGGCCATCGCGCTGTGCCCTCCAggcgctgctgcaggaggagcccaCCGATCGCCTGGACACGGAGGTGCGGCAGAAAGCCATGCTCGCCATCGCCGCCATGAGGTACCTGGGCCAGCGTGGGCTTGGCCGCCACGGTGGCCCCGGTCCCGGCCAGGGGCCCCGAGTGGGGCACAGGGTGCCGCACAGGGGGCGTTCCacacctctcccctcctccccttgcAGCAGAGCGGGGCTGCTGCCGCAGGACAGGAAGAACGGCCTCCTGCGCGCCTGCCTCTGCAGCGTCTTCCACCTCCCTGAGGAGGAGGACACAAGCAACCCGGACGTGTCTCTCTACTTCAAGGTATGCACGGGCTGGgctctgggcaccctgctgcGTCCTTCCCAGGCACTGTGGGCCGGGGGCGCCCCTCTCCTGCCAGCGGGACGGAGCAGGGAAGGGCGCCCCAACCCCTGTCCTCCTTGCAGACCGTGGAAGCCCTggacagcctgctgcaggtgctggtggGCAGCGCCGGCGCCTCCGGCCTCCTGGAGCTGCAGAACATCTTGAAGGTCTGGCTTTGGCAAAGGCTGGGCTTCGTGGGGTCACTTCCCCGCCGCAAAGAGGGTCCCACAAGCGGCCCCCTCAGTGcctggtgcaggcaggggtgACCACAGGGGAGAGCTGGCCCAGAGCTGGCCCTTGCAGGGTTGGAGGAGTAGTTGGGAACCAACGGGAAGGGAGCGgggcctgcagcaggacaggggcaCGGCCACCCGCCTGGCCACCGCAGCGGGGGGACAGCTGGAAGGACCAGTGTCCCGTGCTGCGGGCACACCAGCAGCTTttctccccccagctcctgctgcccttcacccagcagcagccggAGGCCGTGGAGGAGAGGGCCATGGCGCGGATCGCCAGGCTGGCCGCCTTCATCAACACCTGCTCCTTGCCCCAGGTAGGGAGCCCCTGGTGCAGGCAGCCCCGGCGCCCCCGTCCTCGCTCCACGGCCGCGGCTCTCCCCATCTCCAGGCTTGCGcagagccggggctggggctggggccctgCCGCCCCGCTCAGCCGTGGTCCCGCGCTGCCTCTCTCCCCAGGTCAGCTCCTGCTTTGCAGGAGCCACAGTGGTGAGGCATCATCACCCCGAGAAGCACCGCTTCTCCATGCTGGGGAGGCTGGTGGGGTACCTCCTCCTGTGCTGCACCTCCGAGAACGAGGGAAAAAGCCACGAGGCAGCGGAGGCTGTGCGCCACCTCTACATCTTCATCGGGCAGCAAAGAAGTGAGAGGAGCCGCGTCGGGCTGGGTCCCTCCAGACACGGGCACGCCGGCACAGCCAGGCCAGCACCAGGCCGCCTGGGCCCCTCTCCTCAGCAGGAGAGACGCGACCGAGCGAGCCCGGCTGCCTTTCCGCGGGCTGACGAGCCGTTCCCCCTGCCCTGAGCGCGAGAGCCCGGGCCCTCCCTGGGAGcgctgcccccagctctgctctggcatGCCCCCTTCCTGCCAGGGAGGCTTGTGCCCGAGCCCCCGGCTGCCACTGCCAGGTCCCCAGGCCCCCCCCGCTGACACTGTGTCCGCTTTTCTCCAGGCACGTGGCCATGGCAGCAGGATGCCGAGCAGCCGCAGCTCCGGGAGCGCTGGCGAACTCGGCTGTCCTTACGGCTCTCAGAAGACGGCAACACCAGCAGAATCTTCATGGTGAGAAGCGCCAGCCCTGAGCCCCGGAGGAGACCCCGGCCCTGCGACGTCAGGAAGAGGACCGGCGCTGTCCCCGACAAAGCCCGGTCCCCACGGGGCCCGCACGCGGCCGCACCCCAGCCGTCGCCcggcccagcccctgctcccagctctcctggggcgccgggagcagcagggctgagcggGGCCATCGCAGCCCTCGGGGTGACTGACGTGTTGTCCTTCCTCCCACAGATGTTTGTGAAGTACCTGCAGCCCTCTGAACGGTTGGGCGTCTTCCTCGCTGCCATCAAGAGCATGAGAGCCCCGAATCCCCGCAGCACCAAGCTGGCTGCCCACATGGTGGACGTGCTGGCGGCAGAGACCGACTTCCATTCGGGACAGGTGGGTACCCGCCAGCGGCCCGGCCACGGCTCCAGCCCTCGGGGCTCTGTTCCTGCTCTGGTGCCGGCCCCGTCTCACCCGTGTCCCACCTCCAGGTGCTGAACATCGTGTGGGCCATCTACAGAACCCTGCCGTCCGTCAGAGCCGCGCTGGCCCTTCAGAGCCTGGACAgggccctgctggtgctggccagCAAGCGCCCCAGGGAGACGGttgccagcctgctgcagtgctcGCCGACCTGCACCAGGTACGGGGCCCAGCGCGTCTCATCcacccccccaccaccaccaccagcgaGGACAGCAGCCGGGCCGGGGGAGGCCCTGCTGACAGCCCGGGGGTCCCGCAGCGTCGCCGTCACCATGTGGAAGGCAATGGTGTCTGAGCCCCCAGCCACAGAGAGGGTGCTGCGGGAGCTGCTCCGCATCCTCATGAACCAGTCTGGCTGCAAGACATCCACCTCCACCGAGGACCACCCGCGCATCCTGGCCCTGGCCGTGAGTTCCTCGCTTGCCCATCTCCGATGGGCAggggccccgctcccctcccctgaTCCCTCCCAGCCTTATCCGCACCCTGGGGCACCCGGGCGCGCCCACGGGGCCAGCCTGGGGGGTCTCCATCCTCctctgtccctccctgcccacgcCTCTGGGTGctttctgcaggcagcaaggCCCCTCCACGAGATCCTCCTGCTGCCTACCAGCCTGGAGGAGGCGAAGGCCGTTTTCCCCCAGCTCTTCCTGGCCCTCCTCTTCCAAGTGTCCTTCACCACGGAGCTGACGCTGCAGGAGGTGCAGGTCTTCCGGCAGAAGCACCGGCAGGACCTGCTCACTCCCATCAGGTGCCACATCCCCGTCCCCTGCTGCTCAGAGGaacccagggctggggctcccGGCGTGACCCGGGCCCTTCTCTGCCCGCAGGTCCACGGTGCAGTCCCTGAAAGCGCTGCTCCGCAGCGTGGGCCTGGGGAGCCAGGTGCTGGCCATCGAGGCGCAGGGCGGCTGGGCCGCGCTTCTCAGCGCCGAGAGCCACCTCTGGGGCGTGCAGGTGGTGGCCAGGTGAGAGCCCCTTGTCGGCACCATCCCCTTCCTGGGGGGGTCCCTGGGTCTTGGAGGAAGTGCTGCCACAGCATGGGTGCCCGTGGCCGCTGGGGTGGTGGCGAGAGCGGTGCAAAGCCAGGAGAGCTGTGCCCGCCCGGCTCGGGGCCGACGGCGCCTGCTTGCCATTTTCCCTGCCAGGGAAATGAAGGAGTTGCCCGGAAGCCTGCGTGCCACCATCATCCGCCACCTGGCTGAGCTGCTCAGCATGGAGGACTCCTCCTGGGAGATGGTGGCCATGGTCTTCCTCAGCAAGgtgagcaggggcagcaggagcgGCGAGCGTGGGGCTCTGCACAAGCCCCGCTGCCTCGGGGCCAGGCTTGGCCGTGCCCTGGCATTCTTGCCGCGAGCTGGTGACCCAGCACTGCGCCCCACGTACTTTTCAGATGCTGGAGTGCACAGACCTCGGCAACGAGCTGGACTGCGTCGTGAGCCTCTTTGCCACCTACCTGCGGAGCCAGTGCCTGGGCATGCAGAGCCTGGTGCTCAGGGCGATCCTGGGGCTCACCGAGAGGCCGGACACGGTGAGCAGGGGCAGCCGGCAACACCACGAGTGCAGCGGCttgggctgggctggccccGGGCTGTTGTGGCTCGGCACCTTTCCAGGCAGCGGGGAAGGGGCGGCAGGGGGCCGGCGCTGTGCGTCCATCCCCGCGCCTCCGGCTCTCTTTCTTTGGGGCTGTGCCGGGCAGCCCTGCCGGCCAGCACCACGCTGTCCCATGGGGAGAAGGCAGCGGGAAGGCTGGGATCGGAGAGTGTTTTCGCCCAGGTGGCAGGCATTGCTTTACCcaaaggaaggtgtttttttcacaCAGGCAAGGCAAACACTCGTCCTGCTGCCGAGCatcacagagcagctgcagggtgcAGACAGCGACACCCGCACTGTCGCTCTGCCCGTGCTCAGCACCATGCTGCGGCTCCTGGAGGGGAGGACGCTCAGCCTCACGGCTCTGGGGCTGGCCGGCAAGCTCCCATCACTCTTTGACGACGTAAGGCTGCGTCCCCATGTCTGCGTCCCTGTGACACCCCACCGTGGGCTCTCCCTGCCCGGTTCCCAGCCCTGGGCGCTGCGTGCCCTTGGGCAGACTTTCGGCAGGCCACAGCTTGCTCGTTTTGGATCACTTTTGGGGGCCGTCCTCAAGGTGTGCCCTCTGCCTCTTGGCTCGGAGACTTTGCCCCCACTTTGTCGGTCGTGCTGGCCCTGCTTGCGGAGGGCTTGGAGCCACCGGGACTGAtgtccccctctcctcctccccaggagTCAAGCGCAGTGCGGGTTCTCTCTGTTCGCCTCTTCCTCGACACGCTGGGCTTTGTGGAGAGCAGTGAAAAGAAGAAGATGCAGAAGGAGGTGTGCAGGAGCCTTCTCCCGCTGTCCTTCCACCTGCACGACCAGGACGAGAGCGTGGCCGAGGTGGGCATTTTGCTCCTCCGGGGAGGGCGATGCTGACTGCCTTGGGGGCCCCCGAGCACcaggggtgctgcagctgccggCAGCGTCAGTCTCCACTGAGGCACCCTCCCTgcggaggggctgcggggcggggaGCAGGGTCTTCTGCCCAGGCTCTGGTGCCATCTCAGCTGTTCTGCAGGCCTCCCGCGAAGCC includes:
- the LOC121075628 gene encoding uncharacterized protein LOC121075628 produces the protein MSGRPPCSPRAAWLEEAGASPASRPRPQPYEESEVQPLQAPSGSGVGPSASAVLWQEEEDALSFIRACCSRRPEREAQKLRFLASVCDACRAAVTDHTTWDAVYFCQLEVARSIEALLQEEPTDRLDTEVRQKAMLAIAAMSRAGLLPQDRKNGLLRACLCSVFHLPEEEDTSNPDVSLYFKTVEALDSLLQVLVGSAGASGLLELQNILKLLLPFTQQQPEAVEERAMARIARLAAFINTCSLPQVSSCFAGATVVRHHHPEKHRFSMLGRLVGYLLLCCTSENEGKSHEAAEAVRHLYIFIGQQRSERSRVGLGPSRHGHAGTARPAPGRLGPSPQQERRDRASPAAFPRADEPFPLP
- the LOC121075706 gene encoding maestro heat-like repeat family member 5, producing MVRSASPEPRRRPRPCDVRKRTGAVPDKARSPRGPHAAAPQPSPGPAPAPSSPGAPGAAGLSGAIAALGVTDVLSFLPQMFVKYLQPSERLGVFLAAIKSMRAPNPRSTKLAAHMVDVLAAETDFHSGQVLNIVWAIYRTLPSVRAALALQSLDRALLVLASKRPRETVASLLQCSPTCTSVAVTMWKAMVSEPPATERVLRELLRILMNQSGCKTSTSTEDHPRILALAVSSSLAHLRWAGAPLPSPDPSQPYPHPGAPGRAHGASLGGLHPPLSLPAHASGCFLQAARPLHEILLLPTSLEEAKAVFPQLFLALLFQVSFTTELTLQEVQVFRQKHRQDLLTPIRSTVQSLKALLRSVGLGSQVLAIEAQGGWAALLSAESHLWGVQVVAREMKELPGSLRATIIRHLAELLSMEDSSWEMVAMVFLSKMLECTDLGNELDCVVSLFATYLRSQCLGMQSLVLRAILGLTERPDTARQTLVLLPSITEQLQGADSDTRTVALPVLSTMLRLLEGRTLSLTALGLAGKLPSLFDDESSAVRVLSVRLFLDTLGFVESSEKKKMQKEVCRSLLPLSFHLHDQDESVAEASREALLGVARFLRWRQLAHLAETVQTCKIGECLLARRRSGAEEYLGQSLPYLQSLQEPLRREAVRFIGLVGRHLVDQRKNKSQYICEGEPGRGIAGQPPGDAPVPCSLLAGRRAGGNVCGGPGALRVQGRHLASPSLFSQSFKA